One part of the Chitinivibrionales bacterium genome encodes these proteins:
- a CDS encoding tetratricopeptide repeat protein gives MKHRTLAYLFRSIAFIAIVSMLLPDVAAGEAQTDEWRVRQNLASRLEAEWYKIGILNRELSNVRDVLGDIRSLQLFPLQVTGLNEETLIVFDEKIEQVEEEYESIHKEVEALRAPLADAIAILREMVVGQPVPEMFEALKEGDFERINKMLEIKHRIDGIWFKTGELLDYAMEQMDIPVVKMHKSRGIKGEFMEIIRANLGLQSQEYYSELNIIKDTLFNRGTKQQVDEMFLIEIHQIKRYLENNKAYIAVNKLPVLLNRYKSKEAVDELTLLLSRSYFATGQYIKAISTTQTLPSNTMYKAARVLYTVQSKYALQRYNEIMEWASSFDFLTLTGRNRNTVLWLTMESGLKSDGPFDAARLAALAAQDAPGMFHVMHTLARSFIKAGDYKTALSVLERGIRFKPLNESDEKAYDRMLISIAQVNYETGNYDKALSLYFDLLEKEENYEKCLFGMTWCYIELEKYGKAETSLRKLINQSPDNPNAVEAILILAERYVNKAEYEWKKLQYLDKQERNLGRLHEDLQRKMVRANGGGAKKERLADAVKETRHMLNEIRSAPKESIEEIASHYKNALAICSMVEHYYTTGTFQEATFSVRREKLLHQLVSLMLAVKEKSTNAIEKKKAYMYAKRDVEKIKSLVTESSYLSAETQIDRYRWELESLEWKKEKVKYAEKQLEKRPDKKDRIAVAEYKRKKIRYGTMMDSLVSHEEYLNEKRYKEIRDICLSVLTLPLNSSDEAYIRYHLGEQYYSYENRQFSELYREYERQALAYDSLLALFRKGEILEKPVEPLPPDAHYHSASIEQFKMVIDNYPDDPLIPAVKYSLAWCYNDMGIYDKALDQMESVAMEYAQSRYAPQAWMYIGEHAFDNAQLKKATEAYKQVMNYPESRWFDEALYKYAWSQYRQSNPEKAISSFLALVDLGKRTESGKSILEKESMDYIAISFSEADITGEKGLERAAKFIERFGNNAQGRDILHRLASVYKDQGRHDMAEKAYRTVMTMFPNHPSSPVVEKELLAVLENKKSTSQINRMKVDYFKQYNRNGTWAAIQNDQEAIARGDSLAREVLYDAAISRHQMALQNNDAATYHDAMESYDAFIRNYPQSPRANECHYNYAEIMFSLGDYLNAAEEYMAVSRRYPNSKYKETAAWNAIVASQNLLRLEQERLK, from the coding sequence GTGAAGCACCGTACTTTGGCATATCTGTTTCGCTCTATTGCATTCATTGCGATAGTAAGCATGCTATTGCCTGATGTTGCAGCCGGGGAAGCTCAGACCGACGAATGGCGTGTACGACAAAACCTCGCATCCCGTCTTGAAGCCGAATGGTATAAAATCGGTATTCTTAACAGAGAATTGTCGAATGTAAGGGATGTGCTCGGTGATATTCGCAGTTTGCAATTATTCCCTTTACAGGTGACAGGATTAAATGAGGAAACGTTGATCGTATTTGACGAGAAAATAGAGCAAGTCGAAGAGGAATATGAAAGTATCCACAAAGAGGTTGAGGCACTACGGGCGCCACTTGCCGATGCTATTGCGATACTGCGTGAGATGGTTGTTGGACAACCTGTGCCGGAAATGTTTGAGGCTCTCAAGGAGGGGGATTTTGAACGAATAAATAAAATGCTGGAAATAAAGCATCGTATCGATGGAATCTGGTTCAAAACCGGGGAGCTTTTAGATTATGCCATGGAGCAAATGGATATCCCGGTTGTAAAAATGCACAAGTCCCGGGGTATCAAAGGTGAATTCATGGAGATAATAAGAGCAAATCTCGGATTGCAGTCACAGGAATACTATTCGGAGCTGAATATAATTAAAGACACATTGTTTAACCGCGGCACAAAGCAGCAGGTTGATGAAATGTTCCTTATAGAGATCCATCAAATAAAGAGATACCTCGAAAATAATAAGGCATATATTGCGGTAAACAAATTGCCGGTTTTATTGAACCGATATAAAAGTAAAGAAGCTGTCGATGAACTGACACTTCTCCTTTCCCGTTCCTATTTTGCAACTGGTCAGTATATTAAAGCGATCAGTACGACCCAAACGCTCCCGTCAAATACCATGTACAAGGCCGCTCGGGTTCTGTATACAGTACAGAGCAAGTATGCATTACAGCGATATAATGAAATAATGGAATGGGCATCCTCATTCGATTTTTTGACCTTAACGGGAAGGAACAGGAATACTGTTCTCTGGCTAACAATGGAAAGCGGATTGAAATCCGACGGCCCTTTCGATGCTGCCCGGCTTGCTGCACTGGCGGCTCAGGATGCTCCTGGAATGTTTCATGTTATGCATACCCTGGCACGTTCATTTATTAAAGCCGGCGACTACAAGACGGCCTTATCGGTACTTGAACGAGGTATACGATTCAAACCCCTCAATGAATCGGATGAAAAGGCTTATGACCGGATGCTTATTTCTATTGCTCAGGTCAATTATGAAACAGGTAACTATGACAAGGCGTTGTCATTGTATTTCGATCTTCTTGAAAAGGAAGAAAATTATGAAAAATGTCTTTTCGGTATGACCTGGTGCTACATAGAACTCGAAAAATATGGCAAAGCGGAAACAAGCTTACGAAAATTGATAAACCAGAGCCCTGATAATCCCAATGCTGTGGAGGCGATCCTTATTCTTGCCGAACGTTATGTCAATAAGGCAGAGTATGAGTGGAAAAAATTGCAGTACCTTGATAAGCAGGAGAGAAATCTGGGCCGGCTGCATGAAGATCTGCAAAGAAAAATGGTTAGAGCAAATGGCGGTGGGGCAAAGAAAGAGCGGTTAGCCGATGCTGTAAAAGAAACTCGACATATGCTCAACGAGATACGAAGTGCGCCAAAAGAAAGTATTGAAGAGATAGCGTCACACTATAAAAATGCCCTGGCAATATGTTCAATGGTAGAGCATTACTATACAACCGGAACTTTCCAGGAGGCTACTTTTTCGGTTCGTCGTGAAAAATTACTTCACCAGCTCGTTTCTCTGATGCTGGCGGTAAAAGAAAAAAGCACCAATGCAATCGAAAAAAAGAAAGCATATATGTATGCAAAGCGGGATGTGGAAAAAATAAAATCGCTGGTTACAGAGAGTTCCTATTTATCTGCGGAAACGCAAATCGACCGCTATCGATGGGAATTAGAAAGTCTCGAGTGGAAAAAGGAAAAGGTAAAATATGCAGAAAAGCAGTTGGAAAAACGGCCCGATAAAAAAGACCGTATCGCAGTAGCGGAATATAAGCGGAAAAAGATTCGTTACGGCACAATGATGGATTCCCTGGTGAGTCATGAAGAATATCTGAATGAAAAACGGTATAAAGAAATAAGAGATATCTGTTTATCGGTGCTGACTCTTCCGCTCAACAGCAGCGATGAAGCCTATATCAGATATCATCTGGGTGAGCAGTATTATAGTTATGAAAATCGTCAATTTTCAGAATTATACCGGGAATATGAAAGGCAGGCACTTGCCTATGACAGCCTTCTTGCTTTGTTCCGCAAGGGAGAGATTCTGGAAAAGCCGGTAGAACCCTTACCGCCCGATGCCCATTATCATAGCGCAAGTATAGAGCAATTTAAAATGGTAATTGATAATTATCCTGATGACCCGTTAATTCCCGCCGTAAAATACAGTCTTGCCTGGTGCTATAACGATATGGGCATCTATGATAAAGCTCTTGACCAGATGGAGTCTGTTGCCATGGAATATGCCCAAAGCAGGTATGCTCCTCAGGCATGGATGTATATCGGTGAGCATGCGTTTGATAACGCCCAATTGAAAAAGGCTACTGAAGCATACAAGCAGGTTATGAATTATCCTGAGAGTAGATGGTTTGATGAGGCGTTGTATAAATATGCTTGGTCGCAATATCGCCAATCAAATCCCGAAAAGGCGATTAGTTCCTTTCTGGCCCTGGTTGATCTGGGAAAGAGAACCGAAAGCGGAAAATCGATTCTTGAGAAAGAATCCATGGATTACATCGCCATCAGTTTCAGTGAAGCGGATATTACCGGAGAAAAAGGACTCGAGCGCGCCGCAAAATTTATTGAACGGTTCGGCAACAATGCCCAAGGCAGAGATATTCTTCATCGATTGGCAAGTGTCTATAAAGACCAGGGCCGCCATGACATGGCTGAGAAGGCATACCGGACAGTAATGACCATGTTTCCGAACCATCCTTCCAGTCCGGTCGTCGAAAAGGAACTTCTTGCGGTGCTTGAAAATAAAAAGAGCACATCGCAAATCAACCGGATGAAAGTGGATTATTTCAAGCAATACAATAGGAATGGAACCTGGGCGGCAATACAGAACGATCAGGAAGCAATTGCCAGAGGGGATAGTCTTGCCCGTGAAGTTCTCTATGATGCTGCCATAAGCCGGCATCAGATGGCGTTGCAAAACAATGATGCGGCAACCTACCATGATGCTATGGAATCCTATGATGCCTTTATCCGGAATTATCCCCAGTCTCCTCGAGCCAATGAATGCCATTACAATTATGCTGAGATCATGTTTTCCCTGGGTGATTATCTGAACGCGGCGGAAGAATATATGGCCGTATCACGGAGATATCCGAACAGTAAATATAAAGAAACTGCGGCATGGAATGCGATTGTTGCATCACAAAATCTGTTGCGGTTAGAGCAGGAGCGGTTGAAGTGA
- a CDS encoding tetratricopeptide repeat protein produces the protein MECDCCITKSVAVRAGAVEVIRCVGIILCLYTFSMIGGCASSMKGKDSGQEVDRRMAAHTDSVAQDISDSSKQSGYKAGDEKDSLGQPGLTNASQLMIKACDNYLAVNHDNQKIPEVLGLKASVLYNNKLFSESRKYYKELLDKYPESHEVVNAVRMIAQAYYEEKQFDKAQVWYRKLKDIAGEGGDKEEAVARIAESIFRMAESYEKQQNYKKAAEQYERVAMEYPDSKIADIALFNAGLSYEKETEWSHAALMYQRLSQKYGSSRLLPKAKFRSAKCYEKLMQWENAGEMYLRVVAGHPTSEMAPAALYNAGFSFENANKLPEAAATFEKMAQLFPKSEDAADVLFRAGEIYGKLKDWESVTRVNQEFSKRFGNDVDRIVQAQCMVGVALYMQEKEREAVEQLKKAVTTFDRLRNPSTVNKYYAAKAQFTLAEIYHENMKKVALSFPESLYRKQIRSKSRFLDEAITGYSKTIQYKIFEWTTRSIFQIGQVYEDFAIGVMKQKRPENMSMDERFALELGIARAIDENFVENALHYHEENVKLGVKEKNEDKYILASRKKLTFLPLSAGKNYLHLTEILGKIEKSQNLTGFALIARKLETLQKIAPFQERAIDLFLKSLEMGSKYHEADKFYHEAATLITKVAYTVGETYAEVTKIAREAPVPQSFDAYEKFVYKTKLLKQIESYEDQALNNFLKVLKIADAYELEDNYIKKSREDIARVIFTRGRCYDLLFLQSFNNPPYPADADEVEKEEYKVQFEEVGLRFQEQALEIYKTVLDYAEKNFASGKYVVDAYVRLYQNYPEDYGVKREKVATKHITSGPQWKCLVDSIEGWRLLDTKDNDWLKVQKTSLPDSIVVSGFPADVPPPMWIGKGDPDERGTYKPASQLYLRRKFYVREPVHEATLYAAGIGPFDIYFNENKLPVDSSQTVSFEKARKYTVTGMVREGKNVFAVHAEKQSNTMYGFIPYLEVNVTDHEYIPLPPGTNEPLDPEKIKESVYIFDFIENFSPEKEKDSTDQ, from the coding sequence ATGGAATGCGATTGTTGCATCACAAAATCTGTTGCGGTTAGAGCAGGAGCGGTTGAAGTGATCCGGTGTGTCGGTATAATCCTTTGTTTGTACACTTTCAGTATGATAGGGGGGTGTGCTTCGTCGATGAAGGGAAAAGATTCCGGCCAGGAAGTTGACAGGAGGATGGCTGCACATACAGACAGCGTTGCTCAAGACATTTCGGACAGCTCAAAACAGAGCGGATACAAAGCCGGTGATGAGAAGGATTCTCTGGGACAACCGGGACTTACGAACGCATCACAGTTGATGATCAAGGCCTGTGATAATTACCTTGCTGTTAATCACGATAATCAGAAAATTCCGGAGGTGCTCGGTCTAAAAGCCTCGGTTCTCTACAACAATAAATTGTTTTCGGAAAGCAGAAAATATTACAAAGAACTGCTTGATAAATATCCCGAGAGTCATGAAGTGGTTAATGCGGTGAGAATGATTGCCCAGGCCTATTATGAAGAGAAGCAATTTGATAAAGCACAGGTATGGTATCGCAAGTTGAAGGACATTGCCGGTGAAGGAGGCGACAAGGAGGAGGCGGTTGCCAGAATAGCAGAATCGATTTTCCGCATGGCCGAGTCCTACGAAAAGCAACAGAATTACAAGAAAGCTGCAGAACAGTACGAACGTGTGGCAATGGAATATCCGGATTCAAAAATTGCGGATATAGCACTTTTCAATGCAGGGCTATCATACGAGAAAGAGACAGAATGGTCGCACGCCGCATTGATGTACCAGCGTCTTTCACAAAAATATGGATCGTCACGACTATTACCAAAGGCCAAGTTTAGGTCTGCAAAGTGTTATGAAAAACTTATGCAGTGGGAAAACGCCGGGGAGATGTACCTTCGGGTAGTGGCGGGCCATCCGACATCGGAAATGGCGCCGGCTGCGTTGTATAATGCCGGATTCAGCTTTGAAAATGCAAACAAGCTTCCGGAAGCTGCCGCTACATTCGAAAAAATGGCCCAATTGTTCCCGAAGTCCGAAGATGCTGCCGATGTTCTCTTTCGTGCGGGTGAAATTTACGGCAAACTGAAGGACTGGGAAAGTGTCACTCGTGTCAACCAGGAATTTTCGAAGCGATTCGGTAATGATGTCGATCGGATTGTACAGGCCCAATGTATGGTGGGTGTCGCTCTCTATATGCAGGAAAAAGAAAGGGAAGCGGTGGAGCAGCTCAAAAAGGCGGTAACCACATTTGACCGTTTGAGGAATCCAAGCACGGTTAATAAATACTATGCCGCTAAAGCCCAGTTCACTCTGGCGGAAATATATCACGAGAATATGAAAAAGGTCGCCCTTTCCTTTCCTGAAAGTCTGTACCGCAAACAGATAAGATCGAAATCCCGTTTTCTCGATGAAGCTATTACCGGATATTCAAAAACAATTCAGTATAAAATATTTGAATGGACAACACGCTCAATTTTTCAGATAGGGCAGGTATACGAAGATTTTGCCATAGGAGTGATGAAACAAAAACGGCCGGAGAATATGTCGATGGATGAGCGGTTTGCCCTTGAACTGGGAATTGCCAGAGCAATCGATGAAAATTTTGTGGAGAATGCCCTTCACTATCACGAGGAAAATGTAAAGCTGGGAGTAAAAGAAAAAAATGAAGATAAATACATACTTGCTTCACGAAAAAAGTTGACTTTCCTTCCCCTATCTGCAGGAAAAAATTATCTCCACCTTACCGAGATACTCGGTAAAATAGAAAAATCACAGAATCTTACCGGTTTCGCACTTATTGCCCGGAAACTCGAAACCCTCCAGAAAATTGCTCCTTTCCAGGAACGGGCAATCGATCTTTTTCTGAAAAGTCTTGAAATGGGAAGCAAGTATCATGAAGCCGATAAATTTTATCATGAAGCCGCCACCCTGATAACAAAGGTAGCTTATACCGTTGGCGAAACCTATGCTGAAGTAACAAAAATTGCCCGCGAAGCTCCCGTCCCACAATCCTTTGATGCCTATGAAAAGTTTGTTTACAAGACAAAGCTACTCAAGCAGATCGAATCCTACGAAGATCAGGCATTGAACAATTTTCTCAAAGTTCTTAAAATCGCCGATGCTTATGAACTTGAAGATAACTACATTAAAAAAAGCAGGGAGGACATTGCCAGAGTCATTTTTACCCGGGGGCGATGTTATGATCTGCTTTTTCTGCAATCCTTTAATAATCCTCCCTATCCTGCTGATGCCGATGAGGTTGAAAAGGAAGAATACAAGGTTCAATTTGAAGAAGTGGGCCTTCGATTTCAGGAACAGGCCCTGGAAATATACAAAACTGTACTTGATTATGCCGAAAAGAATTTTGCATCGGGAAAGTATGTTGTCGATGCCTATGTCAGATTATACCAGAATTATCCTGAGGATTATGGGGTGAAAAGAGAGAAAGTCGCGACAAAACATATTACCTCCGGGCCTCAGTGGAAGTGTTTAGTCGATTCAATCGAGGGATGGCGGCTCCTGGATACAAAAGACAACGACTGGTTGAAAGTCCAGAAAACATCACTACCTGATTCGATCGTTGTGTCCGGCTTCCCTGCAGATGTGCCTCCTCCAATGTGGATCGGAAAGGGAGACCCTGATGAAAGGGGTACCTATAAGCCGGCATCCCAGCTTTATTTGCGCAGGAAATTTTATGTCAGGGAGCCTGTTCATGAGGCTACTTTGTATGCGGCGGGGATCGGCCCTTTTGACATCTATTTTAATGAAAATAAACTGCCGGTCGATTCTTCACAGACTGTTTCATTTGAAAAGGCACGGAAGTATACGGTTACGGGGATGGTCAGGGAGGGAAAAAATGTTTTTGCCGTTCATGCCGAAAAGCAGTCGAATACAATGTATGGGTTCATACCCTATCTTGAAGTAAATGTAACCGATCATGAATATATTCCTCTTCCACCTGGAACCAATGAACCATTGGATCCGGAGAAAATTAAAGAAAGTGTGTATATATTCGATTTTATTGAAAATTTTTCACCCGAAAAAGAAAAGGATTCCACGGATCAGTAA
- a CDS encoding MotA/TolQ/ExbB proton channel family protein: MEVIARFFQEGGMWMYLLAGVSAFALAIIFERLYYYYIHCRVNAKMLLTQVTRMVRNGELEKARQLCAKMKNPLAVILESALWHFQQQEPDQEIQNAVDEIALRELPRINRRTHYLSLFANISTLMGLLGTIFGLQQAFGALATADPSQKATVLAQGIAMAMNTTAMGLMVAIPCMIMFSILGSKSNGIIEEIDESSVRILNFLFAQRRH, translated from the coding sequence ATGGAAGTCATTGCCAGATTTTTTCAAGAAGGCGGGATGTGGATGTACTTGCTGGCAGGGGTATCTGCATTTGCACTGGCAATTATATTCGAACGGCTTTACTACTATTATATCCATTGCCGGGTAAATGCAAAGATGCTTTTGACCCAGGTTACGAGAATGGTCCGTAACGGCGAGCTCGAAAAAGCCCGTCAACTTTGCGCAAAGATGAAAAATCCATTGGCAGTTATACTGGAAAGCGCATTGTGGCATTTTCAGCAGCAGGAGCCGGATCAGGAGATACAGAACGCCGTTGATGAAATCGCTCTCCGGGAACTCCCCCGAATCAACCGGCGGACCCATTATCTCTCCCTTTTTGCAAACATTTCGACACTCATGGGGTTACTGGGAACAATCTTTGGTTTGCAGCAGGCATTCGGTGCCCTGGCAACAGCGGATCCCTCACAAAAGGCTACTGTTCTGGCACAGGGTATTGCAATGGCGATGAATACTACGGCGATGGGACTTATGGTTGCCATTCCCTGTATGATTATGTTCTCGATTTTAGGCTCAAAGTCAAACGGGATTATTGAAGAAATAGACGAGAGTTCAGTCCGGATTCTGAACTTTCTCTTTGCTCAACGCCGTCATTAA
- a CDS encoding TonB family protein codes for MDRQPNVVVMSAGSMAIDQSLVKQVRGTLWSKIDFRFFIVAIISLLIHGILVYVLDQKEIQAEARVEIEKIPDRFVKLIIEKPLPKEATTAKPAIQETKAAEEAQPDENIPEKSTTPAEKKAARVAAKKQVARRAAQVEKKIRTVGVLGMLTGVGGKGPAVVDALQGTRKERNQDLDKALESMTGLKRASNVDVLDKKLVKSKDVAIAHKEDIGDLVASIGMAKTTELTKKGNFIIQRPESIEGAASSNAKRDNGAINRVVGSHKTSIRMSYEKYLKRNPGLAGKITVRFTIAAAGRIIEVQILENTTGSKDLARDISRKMKMWRFDPISDGDVTVTYPFVFSPA; via the coding sequence GTGGACCGTCAGCCCAATGTTGTCGTCATGAGTGCAGGCTCGATGGCGATAGATCAATCGTTGGTAAAGCAGGTTCGCGGAACGCTGTGGAGTAAGATTGATTTCCGCTTTTTTATAGTTGCGATTATATCACTTCTTATTCACGGTATTCTGGTGTATGTTCTTGACCAGAAGGAAATTCAGGCTGAAGCCCGGGTAGAAATCGAAAAGATACCCGATCGTTTTGTGAAATTGATTATAGAGAAGCCGTTACCCAAGGAGGCGACGACGGCGAAGCCGGCTATTCAGGAAACGAAAGCTGCCGAGGAGGCACAACCCGATGAGAATATTCCGGAAAAGAGCACAACACCGGCAGAAAAAAAAGCAGCCCGGGTTGCCGCAAAAAAACAGGTCGCTCGCCGTGCTGCGCAGGTGGAGAAAAAGATTCGAACAGTGGGTGTACTGGGTATGCTCACCGGCGTTGGTGGAAAAGGACCGGCCGTAGTCGATGCCTTACAGGGAACAAGGAAAGAAAGAAATCAGGATCTGGATAAAGCGCTCGAAAGCATGACCGGCCTCAAACGGGCTTCAAATGTGGATGTGCTCGATAAGAAACTGGTTAAAAGTAAGGATGTCGCCATTGCTCATAAGGAAGATATCGGAGATCTGGTGGCAAGCATTGGAATGGCAAAAACCACAGAATTGACAAAGAAAGGTAATTTCATAATTCAGCGTCCGGAAAGTATTGAAGGTGCGGCATCATCAAATGCCAAGCGTGACAACGGTGCGATAAACAGAGTCGTGGGGTCACATAAGACCAGTATCCGCATGAGTTATGAAAAGTACTTGAAGAGGAATCCGGGACTCGCCGGAAAAATAACTGTCCGGTTCACTATTGCTGCTGCTGGAAGAATTATCGAAGTACAAATTCTCGAAAATACGACCGGCAGCAAGGATCTGGCGCGGGATATTTCAAGAAAAATGAAAATGTGGAGATTCGATCCTATTTCCGATGGGGATGTCACGGTGACCTATCCCTTTGTTTTCAGTCCCGCATAA